The proteins below come from a single Ictalurus furcatus strain D&B chromosome 15, Billie_1.0, whole genome shotgun sequence genomic window:
- the ppp4r2a gene encoding serine/threonine-protein phosphatase 4 regulatory subunit 2-A, with protein MELSTLLGAFRDFEKKGKKETCPILDRFLSHIAKTGETMIQWSQFKSYFLFKLEKVMDDFKASSPEQRGPANPNVEYIPFKEMKERILKIVDGYNGIPFTIQRLCELLVEPKRNYTGTDKFLRGVEKNVMVVSCVYPTSEKNGSSGVNRMNGVTFPGNASALPDRNVNGPGTPRSINRSKLSLSSSITANGLPDSTETSEQVLEQTERRVSDSLTSETVCSSEGLTKGKHRKDEEPEEEEEEEDDEDRHNAKRLKFDKDAEEENEASGKELSRHAPVESSTDVAEPSLHISMEVKDTSVLISEDQEPSSTQSESGDDTVGELGTLDSPGSSHSNESGCEAELSVHKTQLERLDPAEIEEAEENSDPVSSSSNSGSEEGVCHAESASSSPSSYTEPAAEGNSIAEDTSQSSEPAQDSVEQD; from the exons ATGGAGCTCAGTACGCTTCTTGGCGCTTTTAGAG ATTttgagaagaaaggaaaaaaggaaacatgCCCCATTTTGGACCGGTTTTTGTCCCATATAGCCAAAACTGGAGAGACAAT GATTCAGTGGTCCCAGTTTAAAAGCTACTTCCTTTTCAAGCTAGAAAAAGTCATGGATGATTTTAAAGCCTCGTCTCCAGAGCAGCGGGGTCCTGCTAATCCAAATGTCGAATACATTCCCTTTAAAGAAATGAAGGAACGCATACTTAAAATTGTGGATGGCTACAATGG GATCCCTTTCACAATCCAGCGACTTTGTGAACTGCTCGTTGAGCCAAAGAGAAACTACACAGGAACGGACAAGTTCCTCCGAGGCGTGGAGAAG AATGTGATGGTGGTCAGCTGTGTGTATCCTACCTCAGA AAAAAATGGCTCCAGTGGTGTGAACAGAATGAACGGAGTCACGTTCCCTGGAAATGCTTCTGCTCTTCCGGATAG AAATGTGAATGGTCCAGGAACACCTAGGTCAATAAATAGATCAAAGCTTTCTCTGTCAAGCAGCATAACTGCCAACGGCCTCCCGGACAGCACAGAGACCAGTGAGCAAGTTCttgaacagacagagagaagagtcAG TGATTCCTTGACATCAGAAACAGTATGCTCAAGTGAAGGGTTGACAAAGGGCAAGCACCGCAAGGATGAGGAaccagaggaggaggaggaggaggaagatgatgaggaCAGGCATAATGCCAAACGGCTTAAGTTTGATAAGGACGCAGAGGAGGAGAATGAAGCCAGTGGGAAGGAGTTGTCTCGTCATGCTCCTGTTGAGAGCTCAACAGATGTGGCTGAGCCCTCTCTGCACATTAGTATGGAAGTGAAAGATACATCTGTGCTCATTTCTGAAGACCAAG AGCCCTCCAGCACACAGTCAGAGTCTGGAGATGACACGGTTGGCGAACTTGGGACGCTGGATTCTCCTGGCTCCTCCCACAGTAATGAGAGTGGCTGTGAAGCGGAGCTGTCCGTGCACAAGACACAGCTAGAGAGGCTCGACCCTGCAGAAATAGAGGAGGCTGAGGAAAACAGTGACCCTgtaagcagtagtagtaacagtggTAGTGAGGAAGGAGTGTGTCATGCAGAGTCTGCGTCTTCGTCTCCCAGCAGTTACACAGAGCCGGCAGCAGAGGGCAACAGCATTGCAGAGGACACTTCACAAAGCTCAGAGCCTGCACAAGACTCTGTGGAGCAAGACTGA